In Sulfurisphaera javensis, a single genomic region encodes these proteins:
- a CDS encoding nascent polypeptide-associated complex protein produces MLGLKTEQLDAVKVTIELKDKVLVIENPTVVKMIAQGQEVYSVIGSAREEAKEQPKVEIKDEDVKFVMEQTGKSEKEVREALEKSNGDIAKAILLLTGQET; encoded by the coding sequence ATGTTAGGTTTAAAGACAGAACAACTTGACGCTGTTAAAGTTACAATCGAATTAAAAGATAAAGTATTAGTCATTGAAAATCCTACAGTAGTCAAAATGATTGCTCAAGGACAAGAAGTTTATTCAGTTATTGGCTCAGCTAGAGAAGAGGCAAAAGAACAACCAAAAGTTGAAATAAAAGATGAGGACGTAAAGTTTGTAATGGAGCAAACCGGTAAAAGCGAAAAAGAAGTAAGAGAAGCACTTGAAAAAAGTAATGGTGATATAGCAAAAGCTATACTTTTACTGACTGGGCAAGAGACCTAA
- a CDS encoding helix-turn-helix domain-containing protein yields the protein MDYLIESLAKRILGDISWSPSPGQVMKKWREAFQISQGELAKYLGITQSVIADYERGRRKPGVEFLRKYVQALLEIDASRGYKIVNELLKGYTLMLPYIDDIGDFPTPVSVDEIVTAVNGFIPNSSIPDVKIYGWLVTDSIKAITSLKGMEFYQLLNFMIGRVVVFTNVTSGRSPMIALKIAPIKPPLVVFHRPVKFDPLALYLAEKDNMAIIISTSKDEKEIVKRIRSLAQSVKV from the coding sequence GTGGATTATCTAATTGAAAGTTTAGCTAAGAGAATTCTTGGTGATATTAGTTGGAGTCCTTCACCAGGACAAGTTATGAAAAAATGGAGGGAGGCTTTTCAGATTAGCCAAGGAGAATTAGCAAAATACTTAGGAATTACTCAGTCAGTTATTGCAGATTATGAGAGAGGTAGAAGGAAGCCTGGAGTTGAGTTTCTCAGAAAATATGTTCAAGCATTACTAGAGATTGATGCTTCGAGAGGTTATAAAATAGTTAATGAACTTTTGAAGGGTTATACTTTGATGTTACCTTACATAGATGACATAGGCGATTTCCCTACCCCTGTTAGTGTTGATGAAATCGTGACTGCTGTAAACGGTTTTATTCCTAACTCTTCAATTCCTGACGTTAAGATTTACGGTTGGTTGGTTACTGATAGTATTAAGGCTATAACGAGTTTAAAGGGAATGGAGTTTTATCAACTTTTGAACTTTATGATAGGAAGAGTAGTAGTTTTCACTAACGTCACTTCTGGTAGATCTCCAATGATTGCTTTAAAGATTGCACCAATTAAGCCTCCTTTAGTTGTTTTTCATAGGCCAGTTAAGTTTGATCCTTTGGCCCTTTACTTAGCAGAAAAGGATAATATGGCAATAATTATTTCAACTTCCAAAGACGAAAAGGAAATAGTAAAAAGGATTAGGTCTCTTGCCCAGTCAGTAAAAGTATAG
- a CDS encoding ABC transporter substrate-binding protein: MKVYNEILDEYVDVPRPIKKIVSLDPATTETLFMLGYGDKIIATDAFSYRPEEARRIPKIGSYTHVNVDFLERNKPDIIFSTTGAQKELTKKLINLGFTVYPIGVATSISRILNNVIIISNVIGALNEGRKLYMELFSALSSFIRTSPIKRVKVYIEFDLGGPITAGFPTHVSDAIYHVGGKNIFDDKEDAYFTPNPEDILSREPDVIIYEPKMYKDYEVERFKKGLINRGLSSLLEKPILITKGDFLAHQGPSFITEGVKWLFLSLEPFTKK, translated from the coding sequence ATGAAAGTTTATAACGAGATACTCGATGAATACGTTGATGTTCCTAGGCCTATAAAGAAGATTGTTAGTTTAGATCCAGCAACTACTGAAACGTTATTTATGTTAGGATATGGTGATAAAATTATTGCAACGGATGCCTTTAGTTATAGGCCAGAAGAGGCAAGAAGAATACCAAAAATTGGGAGTTATACTCACGTTAATGTAGACTTTTTAGAGAGAAATAAGCCAGACATAATTTTCTCAACAACTGGTGCACAAAAGGAGTTAACAAAGAAGTTAATCAATTTGGGTTTTACTGTTTATCCTATTGGTGTAGCTACTTCTATTTCAAGAATTTTAAATAACGTAATAATTATTTCAAACGTTATCGGTGCCTTAAATGAAGGTAGAAAATTGTACATGGAGTTATTCTCTGCCTTATCATCTTTTATAAGAACTTCGCCTATTAAAAGGGTTAAAGTATATATAGAGTTTGATTTAGGTGGTCCTATAACTGCTGGTTTTCCAACTCACGTAAGTGATGCTATTTATCATGTAGGTGGTAAGAACATTTTTGATGACAAAGAAGACGCATACTTTACCCCTAATCCAGAAGATATACTATCAAGAGAGCCAGATGTTATAATATATGAACCTAAGATGTATAAGGATTATGAGGTTGAGAGATTTAAAAAAGGACTTATAAATAGAGGTTTATCATCTCTTCTTGAGAAACCTATTTTAATTACTAAGGGTGATTTTTTAGCACACCAAGGCCCTAGTTTTATAACTGAAGGGGTTAAATGGTTATTTCTTTCTCTTGAACCTTTTACCAAAAAATGA
- a CDS encoding glutamate synthase, with translation MIHPSGCGVLGILRKKNARKITGDEVVRGIERVRYRGSDRGAGFAVFDKDKGNKYILKVFYEGDPLSLRNILESHGLKVDKYEIEYTDTDVCDCKYYITLDDITQGKKAFRNINEIIWSNRKGRLYSFGTSLQVFKGVGYPKDVAQMYKVEEYEGDLWLAHTRQPTNSPGHYPYWSHPFSTFNIAIVHNGDVSSFGANVEYLLERNWEGFVGTDSEVIAFLFEELISEGFSVEEAVKILVNPSRRFSALPKELDYYYRNARLDGPFTAVIGYDSCDDLYLIALADRSKFRPAIIGEDDNFYYVASEENEIREISPNARVWTLKPGSYFIASLNKGVISYGRDEAELKSFSHPPIFTPPSYDINARNVGYKELNELIVKEIKRGKREVTVANVLGHRYIGINFKRFGVSNIRVNLYGVVGNSLANLNEDNYFYVYGNVADDCCDTMHGGKVVIYGDARDVLAQTFQNGKIFVKGNAGNRVGIQMREYKDRRPYLVIGGMVDDYLGEYMAGGVIIVLGTNINHEPVGNFVGTGMVGGRIYIRGKVSPSKIGLQPPKVEVIKLLKALYIDSLIDEDTYERLREKDYIEIMDQLEGKAKEYAKRLFEEKVGIPKVEYRELTEEEFKEVYPILSEYSVDMGKDYTEYLKDKFTVITSRGKL, from the coding sequence ATGATTCATCCATCTGGTTGTGGGGTTTTAGGAATACTAAGGAAAAAGAACGCAAGAAAAATTACTGGGGATGAAGTTGTTAGAGGAATTGAAAGGGTTAGATATAGGGGTAGTGATAGGGGTGCTGGATTTGCTGTTTTTGATAAGGACAAAGGGAATAAGTACATTCTTAAGGTTTTTTATGAGGGAGATCCTTTAAGTTTAAGGAATATTTTAGAATCTCATGGTTTAAAAGTTGATAAATATGAAATTGAATATACTGACACTGATGTTTGTGATTGTAAGTACTACATTACTTTAGACGATATTACTCAGGGTAAAAAAGCATTTAGGAATATAAATGAGATTATATGGTCAAATAGGAAAGGAAGGCTTTATAGTTTTGGTACTTCTCTTCAAGTGTTTAAAGGTGTTGGTTATCCTAAGGATGTTGCACAAATGTATAAGGTTGAAGAATATGAGGGTGACTTATGGTTGGCTCACACTAGGCAACCTACTAATTCTCCGGGACATTACCCTTATTGGTCTCATCCTTTCTCAACTTTTAATATTGCAATAGTTCATAATGGTGATGTTAGTTCTTTTGGTGCTAATGTTGAGTATTTGTTAGAAAGAAACTGGGAAGGGTTTGTAGGTACTGATAGTGAGGTTATTGCTTTTCTTTTTGAAGAGTTAATTTCAGAAGGCTTTAGTGTTGAAGAAGCTGTAAAAATTTTAGTTAATCCTTCAAGGCGTTTTTCAGCTCTTCCAAAGGAATTAGATTATTATTACAGAAACGCTAGGTTAGATGGCCCATTTACAGCTGTTATCGGTTATGATTCTTGTGATGATCTTTATTTGATTGCCTTAGCTGATAGATCTAAATTTAGGCCAGCAATTATTGGTGAAGATGATAATTTCTATTATGTTGCTAGTGAGGAAAATGAGATTAGAGAAATTAGTCCTAATGCTCGGGTTTGGACTTTAAAGCCTGGTTCTTATTTCATTGCTTCTCTTAATAAAGGGGTAATTAGTTACGGAAGAGATGAGGCAGAGTTAAAGAGTTTTTCTCATCCACCAATTTTTACTCCTCCAAGTTACGATATAAACGCTAGAAATGTTGGTTATAAAGAGTTAAATGAGTTGATAGTTAAAGAAATCAAAAGAGGTAAAAGAGAGGTAACTGTTGCTAACGTGTTAGGTCACCGTTATATTGGTATTAATTTTAAGCGTTTTGGAGTTTCTAACATTAGAGTAAATCTTTATGGTGTTGTTGGTAATTCCTTAGCAAATCTTAATGAGGATAACTACTTTTACGTTTATGGGAATGTTGCTGATGACTGTTGTGATACTATGCATGGAGGTAAAGTAGTTATATATGGTGATGCCAGAGATGTTTTAGCTCAAACTTTTCAGAACGGTAAAATATTTGTGAAGGGGAATGCTGGTAATAGGGTTGGCATACAGATGAGAGAATATAAGGATAGAAGGCCTTATTTAGTAATTGGCGGTATGGTTGATGATTATTTAGGAGAATATATGGCTGGTGGTGTTATTATTGTTTTAGGGACTAACATTAATCATGAACCAGTTGGAAATTTTGTAGGTACTGGCATGGTTGGAGGAAGAATTTACATTAGAGGTAAAGTATCTCCATCTAAGATAGGTTTACAACCACCGAAGGTTGAAGTTATAAAGTTATTAAAGGCTTTATACATAGATAGTCTTATAGACGAAGATACATACGAAAGGTTAAGAGAGAAAGACTACATAGAAATTATGGACCAATTAGAGGGTAAAGCTAAAGAGTACGCTAAAAGGTTATTTGAAGAAAAAGTGGGTATTCCTAAAGTTGAGTACAGAGAATTAACAGAGGAAGAGTTTAAAGAGGTGTACCCTATTCTCTCTGAGTATAGTGTTGATATGGGAAAAGATTATACAGAGTATTTAAAAGACAAATTCACTGTCATAACATCTAGAGGTAAGCTTTAA
- a CDS encoding glutamate synthase-related protein: protein MLVIKQYLPIPKQTDNEFWTVERIEHIRKLALTGKPQMIFPKWNSLRILDRVRFKKEDGSISDSPKAKTLTKIAGIEMSAPLYLGDMSYGALSGNPNIIIAKVADLTGTLAGTGEGGLHPEVAKSKRIFVQWASARFGVDFDVLMHGAGIVIKIGQGAKPGIGGHLPGSKVTEPISLTRRIPIGIDAISPAPHHDIYSIEDLGQRIEALKEATGKPVFVKVAATNYIPYIVSGIARMGADGVIIDGHGAGTGATPIVIRDNVGIPIELAVASADKVLREQGMREKFTIIAAGRVADATDAAKLIALGADVVSVGTGALIAMGCVMVHKCHIGSCPTALTNKIDGTRMIDIDFGLKVLVNYIQGFSLELANILDNLGLSSINELKGRRDLLIGKGLSRETLTILGIEGEEEELPPKLGELWSRRRKVYLHELVNKGDPVITSMGSTAPPDVEKPARIVDWLRSDGAQVTRPSIDPYREDIDTSFYLAGGKIYLSLPVIFDIIDAPEDEKNALQWASLALSSAVFTYESSRFYEEISISHDEKGIMKWSKDYELGSYILLPSDEKSIEEVVELKGIPGFIIDEDLGNQDLEIVISEIDTKLKKMGIRKKFDLIAKSSRIRDSGDVFKFIALGADSVIMSYKVFEVALGEGNRSDLKSKAFNLIAGFKKEIALLAGAAGVYSVQSTLTGNRELLRAVNLNSYILQKLRVKVAGSL from the coding sequence TTGCTTGTCATCAAGCAATACTTACCTATACCGAAACAAACTGATAATGAATTTTGGACTGTTGAGAGAATTGAACATATTCGTAAGCTTGCCTTGACTGGTAAGCCACAAATGATTTTTCCAAAATGGAACTCTTTAAGAATTCTTGATCGAGTTCGTTTTAAAAAAGAAGATGGAAGTATTTCTGATTCTCCTAAGGCTAAAACTTTAACTAAAATTGCTGGAATTGAGATGTCAGCTCCTCTTTACCTAGGAGATATGTCTTATGGTGCTTTAAGTGGAAATCCAAATATTATAATTGCTAAGGTTGCCGATCTTACGGGTACTTTAGCTGGCACTGGTGAAGGTGGTCTTCATCCAGAAGTTGCTAAGTCAAAAAGAATTTTTGTTCAGTGGGCTTCAGCAAGGTTTGGGGTTGATTTTGATGTTTTAATGCATGGAGCTGGAATAGTTATTAAGATTGGTCAAGGAGCTAAACCCGGTATAGGTGGACATTTACCAGGCAGTAAGGTGACAGAACCTATTTCTTTAACTAGAAGAATTCCGATTGGTATTGATGCTATTTCTCCAGCACCTCACCATGATATTTATTCAATAGAGGATTTAGGTCAAAGGATTGAGGCTTTAAAGGAAGCAACTGGCAAGCCAGTCTTTGTAAAAGTCGCTGCAACAAATTACATTCCTTATATTGTGTCTGGTATAGCAAGAATGGGTGCTGATGGTGTTATAATCGATGGACATGGCGCTGGTACTGGAGCTACTCCTATTGTTATAAGGGATAACGTTGGTATTCCTATTGAGTTAGCTGTTGCATCAGCTGATAAGGTTTTAAGAGAACAAGGAATGAGAGAAAAGTTTACAATTATAGCAGCTGGAAGGGTTGCTGATGCTACTGATGCTGCTAAGTTGATTGCTTTAGGTGCCGATGTAGTTAGTGTTGGTACTGGAGCTTTAATTGCTATGGGCTGTGTTATGGTACATAAATGTCATATTGGATCTTGTCCAACAGCGTTAACAAACAAAATAGACGGAACTAGAATGATTGATATTGATTTTGGTCTTAAGGTTTTAGTTAATTATATTCAAGGCTTTTCCCTTGAGCTTGCTAATATATTAGATAATTTAGGTTTATCTAGTATTAACGAGCTTAAGGGAAGGAGAGATTTGCTTATAGGTAAAGGTCTTTCAAGAGAGACTTTAACAATCTTAGGCATTGAAGGAGAGGAAGAGGAACTTCCGCCTAAGCTAGGTGAACTGTGGTCTAGGAGGAGAAAAGTTTACTTACATGAGTTGGTGAATAAGGGAGATCCAGTGATAACTAGTATGGGAAGTACTGCTCCACCAGATGTTGAAAAGCCTGCAAGGATCGTTGATTGGTTAAGAAGTGATGGTGCTCAAGTAACTAGACCCTCAATAGATCCTTATAGGGAGGATATAGATACTAGCTTTTATTTAGCTGGTGGTAAAATATATCTCTCTTTGCCGGTAATTTTTGATATAATAGATGCACCAGAGGATGAGAAGAACGCTTTGCAATGGGCATCTTTAGCTTTAAGCTCAGCTGTCTTTACTTATGAATCTTCTCGTTTCTATGAAGAGATTTCAATAAGTCATGATGAAAAAGGTATAATGAAGTGGAGTAAGGATTATGAATTAGGTAGTTATATATTATTGCCTAGTGATGAAAAATCAATAGAGGAGGTTGTTGAACTTAAAGGTATTCCTGGCTTCATAATTGATGAGGATTTAGGAAATCAAGATCTTGAAATTGTGATTTCAGAAATTGATACTAAGTTAAAGAAGATGGGAATTAGGAAGAAGTTTGATTTAATAGCAAAGTCCTCAAGGATTAGAGATTCTGGAGATGTGTTTAAGTTTATAGCCTTAGGTGCTGATTCTGTTATAATGTCTTATAAAGTGTTTGAGGTAGCTTTAGGAGAGGGAAATAGGTCTGATTTGAAGAGTAAGGCTTTCAATTTAATTGCTGGTTTTAAGAAGGAAATTGCGTTATTAGCTGGTGCAGCTGGAGTTTATTCTGTTCAATCTACTTTAACTGGAAATAGGGAGTTATTAAGGGCTGTGAATTTGAACTCTTACATTTTACAAAAATTAAGGGTTAAGGTGGCTGGTTCTCTATGA
- a CDS encoding carboxypeptidase regulatory-like domain-containing protein, whose product MRFTLVLGLILLISIVGLIWVDSNILAGTSSLTIVTPYQGEVFHYGQELVIEVQTTPNTPVSIGVVNPLGKETPSAPVESNSTGYVVVNFWTWGTIAGVNNYTGAYEVIVTAQTPSGIVTQTVTVYYEPYTATIEVTVVNEQNVPLAGATVKAYNVTNGLHEFLTSAVTNASGTAILHVYAFNFTENIEIVASYPGYVNSSATVAVKAMQTIPVTIKLYPAVVTILAVEELQNNKIIAPLNPSGYTSFTGYAGDEISILFEVLFANMKVTNATVSAMVVTPEGTVSITPTLTSSGYYNVTFMLPSINSTYEGYVEINATYSGVTNTLSVPIEVQVNFTQLIDQEINKLNAEIQTLNTTVYTLMNEIKSLNDSISSLSGELSTVSSDISTLESEITTLKTSVSSLNTTVSNLKGTVQSLSSEVNSLNSKLNSITPLVYGGLIAGIIGLIVAIVAIVLVYRKIS is encoded by the coding sequence ATGAGGTTTACTCTCGTTTTGGGATTAATTTTGTTGATATCAATAGTAGGATTAATATGGGTAGATAGTAATATTTTAGCTGGAACTAGCTCTTTAACTATAGTAACGCCATATCAAGGTGAAGTATTTCATTATGGTCAAGAGTTAGTCATTGAAGTTCAAACTACACCAAATACTCCAGTAAGTATTGGTGTTGTTAATCCTTTAGGTAAGGAGACTCCATCAGCGCCAGTAGAATCTAATTCTACTGGATATGTGGTTGTTAACTTCTGGACATGGGGAACTATTGCTGGTGTAAACAATTATACTGGTGCTTATGAAGTTATAGTTACTGCTCAAACTCCATCTGGTATAGTAACTCAAACAGTTACTGTTTACTATGAACCATATACTGCTACTATAGAAGTAACTGTTGTAAATGAGCAAAATGTTCCATTAGCTGGAGCTACTGTTAAAGCATATAATGTAACTAATGGTCTTCATGAGTTTTTAACTAGTGCTGTTACTAACGCATCTGGTACTGCTATACTTCATGTATACGCTTTTAACTTTACTGAAAATATAGAGATAGTAGCTTCTTATCCAGGTTATGTGAATTCTAGTGCCACTGTAGCTGTAAAAGCTATGCAGACTATTCCAGTTACGATAAAGTTATATCCTGCAGTCGTAACAATTTTAGCCGTTGAAGAACTGCAAAATAATAAGATAATTGCTCCACTCAATCCATCTGGTTATACATCATTTACTGGATATGCAGGCGATGAAATTTCTATATTATTTGAAGTTCTATTTGCTAATATGAAGGTTACAAATGCTACTGTAAGTGCTATGGTAGTAACTCCGGAAGGAACAGTTAGCATAACACCAACTTTAACTTCATCTGGTTATTATAACGTAACTTTCATGTTGCCATCAATAAATTCAACATATGAGGGTTATGTTGAGATTAATGCTACTTACAGTGGAGTTACAAATACATTGTCAGTTCCAATTGAAGTACAAGTAAACTTTACACAACTTATTGATCAAGAAATTAACAAATTAAATGCTGAAATTCAGACTCTTAATACCACAGTTTATACTTTAATGAATGAGATTAAATCATTAAATGACTCTATATCTTCATTAAGTGGTGAGTTATCAACTGTTAGTAGTGATATATCTACTTTAGAGAGTGAGATAACTACTCTAAAAACTTCAGTTAGTTCATTAAATACTACTGTATCTAATCTAAAAGGAACTGTTCAAAGTTTGTCTAGTGAGGTAAATAGCTTAAATAGTAAATTAAATAGTATTACTCCATTAGTATATGGCGGTTTGATAGCTGGAATAATAGGTTTAATAGTTGCGATAGTTGCTATAGTGTTAGTTTATAGAAAGATAAGCTAA
- a CDS encoding MBL fold metallo-hydrolase, which yields MEYYIKILGGGKEVGRSAIEVSTSTDSIILDYGVNFDPNDNPNLPLQEVPSKVRGFIVSHSHLDHVGALPLYQISGNYPVYGTRLTRLITELMLKDFLKLSGPKVPFEWTEVRKVMDNFRSVNYHEEFELSTFKIELGDAGHIPGSAMIKVKTEKGNIVYTGDTNVINTHLVKSAEVDFLRDANTLVIESTYGRFNHPERKVVEDEFFEAIKEVVEGGGTVLVPAFSLSRSQEILSVLSSRNFDYPVYYDGMVKEITELMIQNPEFINDYESLKKAYNYFKYVNGWNDRNKATKGEGVIVSSAGMLKGGPAVYYFKKISDNPKNAVFLVSYQAENTPGRRLLETGKFDEYSPMLKARFQIFDFSSHAGKNQLKEMIKSAKNLERVILVHGSPDSSSVLAEELKREIGVEVIIAENGQEIKL from the coding sequence ATGGAGTATTATATTAAGATCTTAGGAGGAGGCAAAGAGGTAGGAAGATCTGCTATAGAGGTTTCTACATCTACAGATAGTATTATCCTTGATTATGGGGTTAACTTTGATCCAAATGATAATCCAAATTTGCCTTTACAAGAAGTTCCTAGCAAGGTTAGGGGGTTTATTGTCTCTCACTCTCATTTAGATCATGTAGGAGCTTTACCCTTATATCAAATTTCTGGCAATTATCCAGTTTATGGAACTAGATTAACTAGGCTTATAACAGAATTAATGCTAAAGGACTTTCTAAAGCTTTCTGGTCCAAAGGTTCCATTTGAGTGGACTGAAGTTAGGAAAGTAATGGATAATTTTAGGTCAGTAAACTATCATGAAGAATTTGAATTATCAACTTTTAAAATTGAGTTAGGAGATGCTGGCCATATCCCAGGAAGTGCTATGATAAAAGTAAAGACTGAAAAAGGTAATATTGTCTATACTGGTGATACTAATGTAATTAATACTCATCTAGTAAAGTCTGCTGAGGTTGATTTTTTAAGAGATGCCAACACTTTAGTTATAGAAAGTACATACGGAAGATTTAATCACCCAGAAAGAAAAGTCGTAGAGGATGAGTTCTTTGAAGCTATTAAAGAGGTTGTCGAAGGAGGAGGAACTGTGTTAGTTCCAGCCTTTAGCTTATCAAGGAGCCAAGAAATTCTTTCTGTTTTATCAAGTAGAAACTTTGACTATCCAGTATATTACGACGGTATGGTTAAAGAAATTACAGAATTGATGATTCAAAACCCAGAGTTTATTAATGATTATGAGTCGTTGAAGAAGGCTTACAATTATTTCAAGTACGTAAATGGCTGGAACGATAGGAATAAAGCAACTAAAGGGGAAGGAGTTATAGTAAGTAGTGCAGGTATGCTAAAAGGTGGTCCTGCTGTTTATTATTTTAAAAAGATTTCAGATAATCCTAAAAATGCAGTGTTTTTAGTAAGTTATCAAGCTGAAAATACACCAGGAAGAAGACTTTTGGAGACTGGAAAATTTGATGAATACTCGCCAATGCTAAAAGCTAGATTTCAAATATTTGATTTTTCAAGTCATGCTGGAAAGAATCAACTTAAAGAAATGATAAAGAGTGCTAAAAACCTTGAAAGAGTTATTTTAGTTCATGGTTCACCGGACAGTTCATCAGTTTTGGCAGAAGAGTTAAAAAGAGAGATCGGAGTAGAAGTTATAATTGCTGAAAATGGACAGGAGATCAAGTTGTGA
- a CDS encoding threonyl-tRNA synthetase editing domain-containing protein: protein MIILLIHASDFSFSIKEKAIKNPEEPKLQSLQKQNVLVAFTTVEKGDDEEIVERAVKEILNVYSQVKASSIVIYPYAHLSDNLESPSLAISILERMEKKIKESNVEVYRTPFGWYKQFMINCYGHPLSELSKRIRHEIEYQKSDELSICEKFGFPSSPHAYFMRNAVLEFLRMKSNALSITQDEEFGESEISVIYKEPLGRRLPCINESPHILVRVKNKIEGIPDSFSDSKNIYQIVKEGKGYFEYDVNLLTYYFILSSQKESPPVLPLWLSPIQVRIVPVKSEFVNDAISIAEKLNARVDIDDLQDGLGGKIARAGKEWVPYVIVLGEREVKTLSLTVKVRKRSEQRSYTIDELNREIESEDTLRLKSNLPLMLSRRNKKYQTLK, encoded by the coding sequence ATGATAATTCTTTTGATTCATGCATCTGATTTCTCCTTTTCTATAAAGGAAAAAGCTATAAAAAATCCGGAGGAACCTAAACTTCAATCTTTACAAAAACAGAATGTTCTTGTTGCTTTTACTACTGTTGAAAAAGGTGATGATGAGGAAATAGTTGAAAGGGCCGTTAAGGAAATTCTTAATGTTTATTCGCAAGTGAAGGCCTCATCAATAGTTATTTATCCTTACGCGCATCTTTCAGATAATTTGGAATCTCCCTCTTTAGCAATTTCTATTTTAGAAAGGATGGAGAAAAAGATAAAGGAGAGTAACGTTGAAGTTTATAGAACTCCATTTGGTTGGTATAAACAGTTTATGATTAACTGTTATGGCCATCCACTAAGTGAGTTAAGTAAACGAATTAGACACGAGATTGAATATCAAAAAAGTGATGAACTTTCAATTTGCGAAAAGTTTGGTTTTCCCTCTTCTCCTCACGCTTATTTTATGAGGAATGCTGTCCTTGAGTTTTTAAGAATGAAAAGTAATGCTCTATCAATTACCCAAGATGAGGAGTTTGGAGAGAGTGAAATTTCAGTAATTTATAAGGAACCTTTAGGCAGAAGATTACCTTGTATTAATGAGTCTCCTCATATTCTAGTTAGAGTTAAAAATAAAATTGAGGGAATACCAGATTCTTTTTCTGACTCAAAGAATATTTATCAGATCGTGAAGGAGGGAAAAGGTTATTTTGAATATGATGTAAATCTTCTGACTTACTATTTTATTTTATCTTCGCAAAAGGAATCACCACCTGTTCTTCCTCTATGGCTTTCTCCAATTCAAGTCAGGATTGTCCCAGTAAAGTCCGAATTTGTGAATGATGCTATTTCAATAGCTGAAAAGCTTAACGCAAGAGTTGATATTGATGATTTACAAGATGGTTTAGGAGGAAAGATAGCTAGGGCTGGTAAGGAATGGGTACCTTATGTCATTGTTTTAGGAGAAAGAGAAGTAAAAACTCTTTCTTTAACAGTAAAGGTAAGAAAGAGGAGTGAGCAAAGAAGTTATACTATTGATGAATTGAATAGAGAAATTGAAAGTGAAGATACATTAAGATTAAAGAGTAATTTACCGTTAATGTTATCTAGAAGAAATAAGAAATATCAAACATTAAAATGA